Proteins encoded within one genomic window of Ammonifex degensii KC4:
- the purN gene encoding phosphoribosylglycinamide formyltransferase — translation MRRPLRIGWFSTGRDRAARDLLKLVLRGIEDKELNLEIAFVFCNREERESPETDAFLDLVRSAGLRLITLSSRKFAPEKWRTDRASWREAYHEAVWERIKGFEVDFSFLAGYMLIVGEGMCRRHRMLNLHPALPGGPKGTWQEVIWTLLTTRAREAGAMIHLVTPELDAGPPVTYCRFPLDTPAFKPLWKEFEKKLKTRTLEEIQREEGEEEPLFREIRKQEFVRELPLIWLTLRKLALREIVLTDQGVVYQGRLFPGIDLSAEVEALLPRLGQVEES, via the coding sequence TTGCGGAGACCTTTGCGCATCGGCTGGTTTTCGACCGGCCGGGATCGGGCGGCTCGCGATCTCTTGAAGCTTGTCTTACGGGGAATCGAGGACAAAGAACTTAACCTGGAGATCGCCTTTGTTTTTTGCAACCGGGAGGAAAGGGAGTCTCCGGAAACGGATGCTTTTCTTGATCTGGTGCGCTCGGCCGGTCTTAGACTCATAACCCTCTCTTCGCGCAAGTTTGCTCCGGAAAAGTGGCGGACAGACCGCGCTTCCTGGCGCGAGGCTTACCACGAAGCTGTATGGGAAAGGATAAAGGGGTTTGAGGTAGACTTCTCCTTCCTGGCGGGTTACATGCTCATCGTGGGGGAGGGTATGTGTCGGCGGCACCGCATGCTAAATCTGCACCCGGCTCTCCCCGGGGGACCTAAAGGAACCTGGCAGGAGGTGATCTGGACCCTTTTGACTACCAGGGCCCGGGAAGCGGGAGCGATGATCCACCTGGTGACCCCGGAACTTGACGCCGGGCCTCCGGTTACTTACTGCCGCTTCCCCCTGGACACGCCCGCCTTTAAACCCCTATGGAAAGAGTTCGAGAAGAAGCTAAAAACCCGTACTCTGGAGGAGATACAGCGGGAAGAAGGGGAAGAGGAACCGCTCTTTCGAGAGATAAGGAAACAGGAATTTGTCCGGGAACTTCCCCTCATCTGGCTTACCCTGCGCAAGCTGGCTTTGCGGGAGATTGTACTTACCGACCAGGGGGTGGTCTATCAAGGCAGGCTTTTTCCCGGCATAGATCTTTCCGCTGAGGTCGAAGCTTTACTACCTCGTTTAGGGCAGGTGGAAGAAAGTTGA